AACAGCCGATCTTtgagcattttttaaaattagaaaataGCTCTAGGTGTTGACGGCTtccatcatttttaaaaagccattaTGGCGGACCTCATGGTGGAGGCAGACTTTAAAAGCAGTCTGCATAATGGATAACACTGAATTTCATGACACTGAGtgacattttaagaattttCACAATGATTATatgaacattttcactttttggtATCAGCAATTCTTTATAATGGCACCATGAAGTATGTTGTTACTGCAAtccatttcatatattttaattaaCGAGAAATTGGACTTtgttggacaaaaagaaaacagaaataccCATTTACCCATTCATTAAAGATCCTTGTCCTCGCAGCTGTGAGCCTGAATCACTGATTTCATTGTCCTTTATTGTGATGACTCTGCAGTGAAGCTGGTCATCTCCTGGGACGAGATCTGGAGGCTGGAGAAAACCTCCAACGTTATTCTGACCGAGAGCATCCACGTCTTGGCTCATGGGGATGATCACTACTTCTCCATGCTGCTACACCTTAATGAGACATTTGTTATCATGGAACAGCTGGCTGACTACTCCATCAAGCGCCTATTCGATAAAGAGGCCTTCCAGAGAGAGCCGGCGCTCTCCGATCCCCTGCAAATTACCAAGAGGTACTGTCTGACTGCTACACTGCTGGGCTTTACATGATCCTGTTAGTGCTGGCTGCCAACTCGAAGAGCCAGAGTGAACATACAGCCTGACTTGAGTCATGTAgcgttgtgtttgttttaaccagTCTGAAGTGACAGGAAGGTACATGACAATACCAGTGCCAGGTATTTTAAAAGCATCTTACTGTAGTTGTTTACTTTGTTCATTTCACTACATATTCTAGCTTTTGACTTGGTGTTTCTCTGCTAGAATCATGCTTTGTAATTTCAGTTAAGGTTATAATGATGCAAGTGGACAATGTAGAAACTGACCTTGAACAGTGTAATCTACCTGTCCATACTGACgtaatgatatatatatttgtaatgaTCTAAACCACCCTTAGGCACTGAAATAACCTACTATTCTAGTGCCCACAAGGCTGATATGTAAGGTGACAGTCAAGAGCACAAAAAGAGGTTATTGTGAGACTGCTGAGCATGTGATGCTGGAGGCTGCTAAAAGGATGTTCTTCGAAAACTTAAATGTGGTGGTGTGCTCATGACGTTATTACTTTCTGCTTTACTTCCCCCACAGAGGCCTAGAAGCTCATGCAAAGAGCGAGCAGTTCCGGACGTTTTTCAGGCTTCCCAAAGAAGAAAATCTGTTAGAGGTGCATGAAAGCTTCCTGTGGGTGCCCTTCAGCCATTTTAACACACTTGGCAAGATCTGCCTGTCTGAGAACTACCTGTGTTTCGCCAGTCAGGACGGAAGCCAGTGCCATGTCATCATTCCAATGCGAGAGGTAAAGTGAAACAAAGGCGCTATTGCTGGATTGATGAAAACACTGCCAATAATGCACTGTCTCAGATAGCAGCCTCACACTGATGAATAGCAGAAAACTTCAAAAATGACTGACTGGTTCTGCCGACGTTGCCTTCTTCCAGGTTGTTAATGTTGAGAAGCCAGAATCCAGCAGCAGGGCTTTAacggtgtgtgtgcgtggcaaGAGGGCGCTGCGTTTCTCTGAGGTGCGGGACTACCAGAGGCTTGCCAACACAATCCGTAGCAGGTGTGGGATTAGTGCCAGCCCTCAGCACTCTGCTTCATCAGAGGTAAagtgttttaactgttttatttttgccactATACTCTTTACTTACAGTTTGCTGTTCATTCTCTAGTTTGTGGTGCTTTCTGACATTAAATGATAATATGTATTTATCACTAAGGCCATACGAGGCGAGTGCCAGTCACTCATCAACCACTTTGAGGACAACCCAGAGGACGTAACACTAATGGtgggacagaaagacagcagcAAGGCTGTAAGCACCGAGGCTCTCATGACTGTTTTCCACCCCCAGGATGTTGAAAACCTTGACCCCAAAATGGTAAATATCAGAGTTTCATTCGAATGAAACACAACGCCTGCTTTCTCCAgcattttctttcactcacaACATCTGACTGGATTACCTTGATGTAATTGTAACGCACTGGAACCTTCCTACGCTCCGCAGGATGAGGGTGTGCGGGTGGGTGTCTAATCAATTTAGGGGtggacataaataaaaatgaagcgTGCGTCTGTTTAGAAATATAAGCAGTTTTAACAGAGATGCATTTACAAAATCACTGTGCTGTCCGTGTGTTTGACAGCTCAAAGAAAAGATGAAGGAGCAGTCTTGGAACATCCACTTCTCTGAATATGGACGCGGCACAAGTATGTTCTTCAACAGGAAGACACGAGACTTGATTGTTCGTGGCGTTCCTGAGGCTTTGAGAGGAGAGCTGTGGATGCTTTTCTCAGGTATTTATACAGCAGACGTTGTGTACAGTAAGTGATCTGCAGTGTCAGCGATTTGTTAACGAAGCCTCGCAGGATTGAAAGTGTTAAGTATTCAAGTGCTCTGTCAACATAAATAATTAAGTAAAACATGGGGATCATGTGGGCTCTCTGCAGCATCTGTTTCTAGACTGACTGTGGTTCTGCCTCCGTAGGAGCCGTGAACGACATGGCCACTCACCCCGGCTATTACACCGAGCTGGTCGAACAGTCTCTGGGCACAAGCACTTTGGCTACAGATGAAATCGAGAGAGACTTGCACCGCTCTCTGCCAGAGCACCCTGCCTTTCAGAGTGACACAGGAATCTCAGCTCTGCGCAGAGTCCTCACTGCCTATGCATACAGGAATCCTAAAATCGGCTACTGCCAGGTACTTTGAtttctttcagcttgtttttaACAGACAGAGGAGCCCTGATTGAGACTGACAACAAACGCTCAGAAGCTCTTAGAGGCGTTGAGTAAAATGCAGGAACAGTCAGTAGCCGATTACTGTATGTAGCCAGACGCTTGTTGTCACAGttgaatatgaaaaacatgcacaaaataacacaattacCAGAAACAATTACCAAATCTTTAACCCTTACGGTTTTAaactcctctcttctttcctcttatTCTTGTTTCATGACAGTGTGAAGTGTGCAGCGACTTTGAAAAGCAGAggggatttttaaaaaaggctctgGAGCTTAGAAAAGGCCACAAGTGTTCTAAAAcgattgaaaacatttttaagaaGTCATTGATGCtctgaaaaatgcactttgttGACATAGACAACCTTTCTACtggcctcctctctgcagttaACCTTCTACTTACAACTGaagtagtcttttttttttctccctcctgttTAGGCCATGAACATTCTCACCTCAGTTCTCCTGCTCTACGCGAAAGAAGAGGAGGCTTTCTGGCTCTTAGTGGCCGTCTGTGAGAGGATGTTGCCAGATTACTTTAACCGCCGAATTATTGGTGAGAGGGGAAGCAAAGGATGCCATTGTCATACTGTTCCTGCCGGCCATTTTCGGGacattacatttgaatgatGCCAGGTGTTAAGTCGCACTCTGAAATGTTGCCGATTTTTTCTTCAGGCGCTTTGGTCGACCAGGCGGTGTTCGAGGATCTCATTCGAGAAAACCTCCCTCAGCTGGTGGAGCACATGACGGACCTGAGTTTCTTCTCGTCCGTGTCCTTGTCCTGGTTTCTCACTCTCTTCATCAGCGTCCTGCCCATAGAGAGCGCTGTGAACGTGGTGGACTGCTTTTTCTACGACGGCATCAAAGCCATCCTGCAGCTCGGCCTGGCGGTGCTGGACTACAACATGGAGGCTCTGATCAGCTGCCACGACGATGCAGAGGCCGTCACCATCCTCAACAagtctgtgtgcatgcaaacaGAGCAGCGCTGATGTATTTTGAACATTATTACTGTGAATgattgtctctctttctctgttggtGTTATTTCAGATTCTTTGACAGTgtgacaaacaaagacagtcCGTTGCCTCCAACAGTGCAGCAAGCTTCAGTGGGCAACAACGATAAAGCATCGCACTTCAATGTGGATATCAGCGAACTGATCCGAGAGGCCTATGAGGTGCTGCAAGATTTCTCTCAGTTTTATTCAGTGATGTCGGTGTTGCGGTTGATTTAACTAATTGCGCTTTGTTTTAGAAATATGGAAATATCCGTTCTGAGGATGTCGAGAGTTCAcggaaaagaaacaaactgcatGTGATCCAGACACTGGAGGATacaaccaaacaaaatgttgtgagTGGCCATTGAGTTAACAGTAGTTAGCGTTATTGCATTGTTACTGCGGTACTAAGGATTAGTTCAAATCTATTTTCAGATTCGGGTGGTGTCCCAAGAAGTCAGATTCAGTGCCTCACACCTTGATGAGCTTTATAACCTGTTCAAAGTGAGTCAAAGACATGAAACAGTATCTTCAGTGTCATCATACAAAAATCATGTCATCAACAGTCATaatataaaaagagagaaatagaaacgtcatgtttttctttgtttcctatTTTCAGAGGCAGCATTTCCTCAGCTGCTACTGGACAATGAAGAGTCCAGCTCTGCTCCATCATGACCCCAGCCTGGCCTACTTGGAACAGTACCAGTTGGGCTTCCAACAGTTCAGCGTGCTCTTCTCCTTGCTGGAGCCCTGGGCTTTCTGCACCACCAAGAGCACCCTCTCCCTCTGGATCTTCCGACTGATAGACGAGAACCAGGATGGCCTCGTCAACTTTAAAGAGTTCTGCAGTGCCCTTGGTTAGTTCACTCGTTCTCTGCTCTCCGATAATGCAGCCGTTAATCTCAGTGTCCACACTGCTATTAATTTCAATTTGCTTCTCCCACAGATACTTTGTACAGTGGATCTTTCACAAATAAGCTGAAATTCCTCTTCAAGCTGCACCTGCCACCGGGTGAGTGATGAAGTGATaaagtcagcagcagcaaatggaaatgacaaaatgatttattttaaaatgattaacatttctcatgtgacagctgtgacCCCTAACCCATTTTGTTGTCTCAGCCACATCTGTCTCTTGTAAACGACAAAATTTCTTAGTGTATCTTCAGCCTCAACCTCTGACACATATTCTCTCACGACATATTTACAGTGATCATGAACTCCTGTGGGTTCAAAGTTCAAATGTGGCAAATGTTTTCAGACCCCAAATTCTACCGTTGCACTACGGCagtaacacaacagcagcaggaataCAGAAGCAGCCTAAAGTAAAACACAAGGTCAGATAGCGTCACATCAGCCTGTGGTCTATAGGGCTTCAGAATGTGTGAGTTGTCAGTTCAATAACCCAGTCCACAACTCAGTGTCTGTTGAGAGAGCACGTTGCCTGGGGGAAGATACTGTCCTTGAATGCGCGGCCCTCGTCTGCATGACGTAGCAGTGCGTGCTAGAAGGCAGGGTTAAGAATAGTCTATGTTGGGTGAAAGAACTTTGCCATGGCAACGACGGGTGTAAGGAGCTCTAAGGGCATTTTGTAGTGGGCAAGTTTCTCCACAAAGAGGATCTGTGATGAGCTGCTCAAATGCAGGAACTGCTCAAATTACAACTGACAGCTTAGCAGCAGAAGGGCACTGAGTCACCGTTTGTGATCTGCCAGGCTGTGAACATCAAGCAGCAGAACTTATTTTATGTCTCATGGAGAGCGCACATTGCTCTAGCACCAAGGACAGGTCCCATCCTGGTGCCACAGTCCAAACAAGATGGTAGAGGCCCAGTTCCAATGTTCCTTTTCAGTCCTAAGCACTGAACCCCCACAGACTTTAATCaatgtcacttaaaaaaaagtgaaattccTCTGTTATCACCGTTTTTTGACATCACAACGCTATGCATTGTCGGTTTTTCCCTCAAGCAGAGTCTGCAGAGTTGTGGACTTGCGGAAAAGTGTGCAGAGAGAGCTGACAAAGTAAACCACAGACACCTCAAACATCGATTTCACAGTGGGACAGCCCTGAGCCCTCATGGTCTGAGTGGGAGCCCACATCAAAGTCTGACATTGGAACTGGGCCAAACGCTCCATTGATCAAGGAAATGAAATCATGTGCTATTTagagctgagagtctgcaggtttttcagtcctgacacacagcacagcagctgtgTTCACTTATCAGCTTCAGAGAGGAGCGACTACACAGTGACGTCATTTGTGTCGTGATTGGTTGTAGGGacaacaaaatgttgtgttgtaCCTTTAGCATATAGCTACAGCTCCTTTAAAGGCTGCAGTGTTCTGACACAGTGTGAAATGTTGGATGAACACACTGATGGTTTTATCAGCAACAAATGTCATGGCACAGACGTACTGAACGACTGACCAACGTGGCAGTCCCCAGGCTGTGCCAGCACGAAGCCATCAGGCAAATATAATGACACTGCCGGCTCGTGAGGGTAATTGTTTAATCTGGCAGTGAAAACTgacacgcatgcatgcacacacacacacggtcattGGTGGGGGTCGGAGCATGGAAGTACAGCACATCTCAAATAATAGTAGAGTGagtaattaaaatgatacaGGCAGGAAGTATTTTACaaggaaatgtgttattttatttgaggGATGTTGAATTGTTGTATTCTTTATACACATGTAataatactgtacataacaATGAGTTACCAGGTTATTAACCCCCTAATGTAAATATAtgataagaaatacatttaaatataatgcAGTCAAATACATGGCCTCTAACTACAGTATAATCTTCGAACAGCTTCACAAAGATACAAGCTATTGCAGGATTGTCAGATGACATTGCATTAGACTGTATCTAATAACCTGATAACTTGGTGTATATGGACCTCTATGTTTTCTTCCAT
The Enoplosus armatus isolate fEnoArm2 chromosome 13, fEnoArm2.hap1, whole genome shotgun sequence genome window above contains:
- the tbc1d8b gene encoding TBC1 domain family member 8B; the protein is MWLKPDEILLKNAFKLWVTEKDNEYFVLQRRRGYGEGGGGLTGLLVGTLDTVLDSTSKVAPYRILHHTPDSQVYWSIACGVTKEEIVQHWDWLQQNIMRTLSVFDSSEDITSFVQGKIRGLIAEEGKTSLVLEDDPEKFREALLRFEKWFELPLEEKLVTYYSCSYWKGKVPCQGWLYLSTNFLCFYSYLLGSEVKLVISWDEIWRLEKTSNVILTESIHVLAHGDDHYFSMLLHLNETFVIMEQLADYSIKRLFDKEAFQREPALSDPLQITKRGLEAHAKSEQFRTFFRLPKEENLLEVHESFLWVPFSHFNTLGKICLSENYLCFASQDGSQCHVIIPMREVVNVEKPESSSRALTVCVRGKRALRFSEVRDYQRLANTIRSRCGISASPQHSASSEAIRGECQSLINHFEDNPEDVTLMVGQKDSSKAVSTEALMTVFHPQDVENLDPKMLKEKMKEQSWNIHFSEYGRGTSMFFNRKTRDLIVRGVPEALRGELWMLFSGAVNDMATHPGYYTELVEQSLGTSTLATDEIERDLHRSLPEHPAFQSDTGISALRRVLTAYAYRNPKIGYCQAMNILTSVLLLYAKEEEAFWLLVAVCERMLPDYFNRRIIGALVDQAVFEDLIRENLPQLVEHMTDLSFFSSVSLSWFLTLFISVLPIESAVNVVDCFFYDGIKAILQLGLAVLDYNMEALISCHDDAEAVTILNKFFDSVTNKDSPLPPTVQQASVGNNDKASHFNVDISELIREAYEKYGNIRSEDVESSRKRNKLHVIQTLEDTTKQNVIRVVSQEVRFSASHLDELYNLFKRQHFLSCYWTMKSPALLHHDPSLAYLEQYQLGFQQFSVLFSLLEPWAFCTTKSTLSLWIFRLIDENQDGLVNFKEFCSALDTLYSGSFTNKLKFLFKLHLPPAFTGSPLHLKEQRIQHFIPVTEDSSHLSRLAAFDLPEDGVIRKSPERGRGKVDLQAYLKQWQNEILKKEETIRDLPRINQAQFIQFSKTLYNIFHGDPEEESLYRAVAHVTSLLLRMEEVGRRLQELSSPSESTKPANSAAAAAAAAGSAEESSTEEPSTTPESSDASGSRHSQDLSEMDWSFSFEQVLASLLNEPAVVSFFERPVDVQTKLEQAKVAQLKLKANK